The sequence TAGACCCACAGCCGCGACGGGTTCAGCGCGTCAGCGTTCCAGACGTAATGGATGCAGCCCGGCTCGTCATATGTCGGCAGGATGAATTGAGCGCCACCCCGCGCAATCGCGGCTGCATCCTTGCCCTCGAAATCGATCCAGCCCCAGAGCGTGACCCGGTCCATCCTGCATCCTTTTGCTTTGCCTCTTGTGCACCAAGGCTAGGGACAGACGCGGCAAGACGTAATTGGCTTTTGCAACAGGGGGCAACGGTGGTGGACGCACTTGGGCTCGAACCAAGGACCCGCTGATTAAGAGTCAGCTGCTCTACCAACTGAGCTATGCGTCCGTACCCGACAGGGTGCCGCATGGTGCGCGGCGGAGCGTGGAATGGTGGACGCACTTGGGCTCGAACCAAGGACCCGCTGATTAAGAGTCAGCTGCTCTACCAACTGAGCTATGCGTCCATTCCCGCTCGGGAGCCGCCCCAATAACGATTTTCTGGGCCATGCCAAGCCCCAAATTTCGGGTTTGTTACGAGAGGCTGCGCGGGGCGGACTTGCTCCAACGTTCCACCGCCATGATCGTGCCGATGCAGATCATGTTGGTCATCATCGAAGAACCGCCATGGCTCATCCAAGGGAGCGGAATGCCCACGACCGGGGCCAGTCCCATGACCATCATCAGGTTGATGCACATGTAGAAGAAAATCGTCATGGTCATGCCCGCAGCCAGCAGGCGCGAGAAGCGGTCAGGCGCGTTCGTGGCGACCTTCAGCCCCCAACGGAAGATCAGGCCGAATACGCCAAGCACGAACAGCCCGCCCAGCATGCCCCATTCTTCCGCCATCGTGGCGAAAACGAAGTCGGTGTGCGATTCCGGCAGGTAGTTGAGGTGGCTCTGCGAGCCCTGGCCGAAGCCTTTACCAAAAAATCCGCCCGAGCCGATGGCGATTTTCGACTGGGTGATGTGATAGCCCGATCCCAGCGGATCGCTTTCCGGGTCGAGGAACACCAGCACGCGCTTGCGCTGATAATCATGGAGCAGCGTGAAGAAGGCGAGGGGGGCGACGACCAGCGCTGCACCGCCTGCGCCTAGGAACCAGCGCAGCGGGAGGCCGGCGAGGAACATCACCACAACCGCGCCGAACGAAATGGCAAGCCCGGTCCCGAGATCGGGCTGGAGCATGACGAGGCCGGCCGGAATGCCAAGAAGGATCGCAGCAGGCGCGAGCGAACGCCAGTTCTGAACCTCGCCCACCGGCAAGACCGAATAGAACCATGCGAGGACAAGGACGATGCCCGGCTTCATCAGCTCGGACGGCTGCAGCGTCATGAACCCGAGATTGAGCCAGCGCTGGCTTCCACCACCGATGCCGCCGATGAGTTCGACCAACACCAGCAACAGGCACAGCCCTGCGTAAACCGGGATGGCGATGCGCCGGAACAGTTCCTGCGGCAGGCGCGCGATCACCATGGCCATAATCAGAAACACGACGAAGCGCACGAGGTGCGACATCGACCAGGTCTCGAACCTGCCCCCCGCCGCAGAATATAGCACTGCCGAGCCGAAGGATACCAGCGCAGCGAGCGGCAGGAGAACACCCCAAGGCTGGCGGGCAATGGCTGCCGGAACATAGGCGCGGGGCATCATTGCCCACCTGCCGGTGTTGGCGCAGCGGGCGTGGCGGCGGGAACAGGGACGGGTGCCGCGGTAGCTGCGTCAGGTTCAGCGCCGGGCGCGGCAGCATCGGTCTGTGCGTCCGCAGGCTCGGTGTCGGGCTTGCGCGCCTCTTCGACCCGCTCGGTCAGTTCCTCGTCGTCAGGGACCACCTTGGGGGCCGAGCCGCCGTACTTTTCGGCAAAGGCATTGTA is a genomic window of Novosphingobium sp. MMS21-SN21R containing:
- the rodA gene encoding rod shape-determining protein RodA → MPRAYVPAAIARQPWGVLLPLAALVSFGSAVLYSAAGGRFETWSMSHLVRFVVFLIMAMVIARLPQELFRRIAIPVYAGLCLLLVLVELIGGIGGGSQRWLNLGFMTLQPSELMKPGIVLVLAWFYSVLPVGEVQNWRSLAPAAILLGIPAGLVMLQPDLGTGLAISFGAVVVMFLAGLPLRWFLGAGGAALVVAPLAFFTLLHDYQRKRVLVFLDPESDPLGSGYHITQSKIAIGSGGFFGKGFGQGSQSHLNYLPESHTDFVFATMAEEWGMLGGLFVLGVFGLIFRWGLKVATNAPDRFSRLLAAGMTMTIFFYMCINLMMVMGLAPVVGIPLPWMSHGGSSMMTNMICIGTIMAVERWSKSAPRSLS